From a single Sphaeramia orbicularis chromosome 4, fSphaOr1.1, whole genome shotgun sequence genomic region:
- the nppc gene encoding C-type natriuretic peptide — MNLSYLVACGLIVTLLSVRIGAKPLSQAQQKSLRSLLGEELAEFLESEERERRLDAVRSRIRLLRDLRMDTRARGMWARLLNDQPAPRRHKTGSKKAGSTSRSGCFGHKMDRIGTISGMGC; from the exons ATGAACTTGTCGTACTTGGTAGCTTGTGGACTTATAGTCACCCTGCTTTCAGTAAGGATTGGAGCAAAACCTTTATCTCAAGCGCAGCAAAAG TCTCTTAGAAGTTTGCTGGGCGAGGAGCTGGCGGAGTTTCTGGAGTCGGAGGAGAGGGAGAGGCGACTAGACGCTGTGCGCTCTCGGATACGGTTACTGCGAGATTTACGCATGGACACCCGCGCCAGAGGGATGTGGGCTCGTCTCCTTAACGACCAGCCCGCACCGAGGAGACACAAAACGGGAAGCAAGAAAGCGGGTTCCACGTCGAGGAGTGGCTGCTTCGGTCACAAGATGGACAGAATAGGAACCATCAGTGGGATGGGATGCTAG
- the ncl gene encoding nucleolin isoform X2, with the protein MVKLAKAANKPATQKKKAPPPPKEVEEESSEEDSSDEEETPPPKVVKKVATPAVKNGTAAKKAESSDDDDEDDSEESEEEAPPPKKTPAKPVKPTPVKAAPAKAEESDDDDDDDDDESEEEAPPPKKAAKPAAKPPVKAPPAKEESSDEDDDDDDDDDDDDSEEEAPPPKKAAPAAKPAAKPPAKAKPAKEESSEDDDDDEDDSEEEMDTTPAPAAAKAKKAGMVKAKEESEEEEDDDDDDDDEDDDDDEEEEEADVPVTPGKRKAETKKDTPPAKKAKSDGEGFSIFIGNLNSNKDFDEIKSSLRKFFSKNSLEVADVRLGASKRFGYVEFSSEDDMQKALELNGKKVMGQEVKLEKARSKENSQEGKKERDARTLFVKNLPFSATVDDLKEVFEHAVDVRLPAGQNGSNRGIAYIEFKTEAEAEKMLEEAQGTDVQGRCIIVDFVGEKSQKGAKVAAVAAAGAVSKTLVVNNLAFSATEDALQSTFEKAVSIRIPQRDGRPKGFAFVEFESTDDAKEALENLNNTEIEGRSIRLEYSQSGGGRGDGGRGNSGPTKTLFVRGLSEDTTDQTLRESFEGAVAARIVTDRDTGSSKGFGFVDFDSEEDCKAAKEAMEDGEIDGSKVTLDYAKPKGEGGFRGGRGGGGFGGRGGGRGRGGFGGRGGGGGRGGRGGFGGRGGGRGGFGGGRGGGGFGAKPQGKKIKFDD; encoded by the exons ATGGTGAAGTTAGCGAAG GCAGCAAATAAACCAGCGACTCAGAAGAAAAAGGCCCCTCCACCACCTAAAGAAGTGGAGGAGGAATCCAGTGAAGAGGACAGCAGTGATGAAGAGGAG aCTCCTCCACCTAAAGTGGTGAAAAAAGTTGCTACACCAGCTGTTAAAAATGGCACTGCTGCCAAAAAAGCAGAAAGTTCAGATGATGACGACGAGGATGATTCTG AAGAGTCTGAAGAGGAAGCCCCACCACCAAAGAAGACCCCTGCAAAACCAGTTAAGCCCACACCAGTCAAGGCTGCTCCAGCAAAGGCTGAAGAGTcggatgatgacgacgatgatgatgatg ATGAGTCAGAGGAAGAAGCCCCACCACCTAAGAAAGCAGCTAAACCTGCTGCCAAACCCCCAGTGAAGGCTCCACCTGCTAAAGAAGAGTCCtcagatgaagatgacgatgatgatgatgatgacgacgatgatgattcAGAAGAAGAGGCCCCACCACCCAAAAAGGCTGCTCCTGCTGCAAAACCAGCTGCTAAGCCCCCAGCAAAAGCCAAACCTGCTAAAGAAGAGTCatctgaagatgatgatgacgatgaagatg ACTCTGAGGAGGAGATGGATACCACTCCAGCCCCAGCTGCAGCAAAGGCAAAGAAGGCAGGCATGGTAAAGGCCAAGGAGGagtcggaggaggaggaggatgacgacgacgatgatgatgacgaagatgatgatgatgatgaagaggaggaagaggccg ATGTTCCAGTGACCCCTGGTAAAAGGAAGGCAGAGACCAAGAAGGACACACCACCTGCCAAGAAGGCCAAGTCAGATGGTGAAg GATTTTCTATATTTATTGGAAACTTGAACTCTAACAAGGACTTCGATGAAATCAAATCATCTCTAAGGAAATTCTTCTCAAAGAACAGCCTTGAAGTTGCAGATGTCCGGTTAGGTGCTTCCAA GAGATTTGGCTATGTGGAATTTTCATCAGAAGATGACATGCAGAAGGCACTGGAGCTAAATGGCAAGAAGGTCATGGGTCAGGAAGTGAAGCTGGAGAAAGCCCGCAGCAAGGAGAACTCACAAGAGGGCAAGAAAG AGAGGGATGCACGGACCCTGTTTGTGAAAAACCTTCCATTTTCTGCAACGGTTGATGATCTCAAAGAAGTATTTGAACATGCTGTAGATGTCAGGTTACCTGCAGGCCAGAATGGATCAAACAGAGG TATTGCTTACATAGAGTTCAAAACTGAAGCTGAGGCGGAGAAGATGTTGGAAGAGGCCCAGGGAACTGATGTACAGGGGAGGTGCATCATTGTCGACTTTGTAGGAGAAAAGAGCCAAAAAGGGGCTAAGGTGGCAg CTGTAGCAGCAGCGGGAGCAGTCAGTAAAACACTGGTGGTGAATAATCTCGCCTTCAGTGCCACAGAGGACGCCCTTCAGTCCACATTTGAAAAGGCTGTTTCTATAAGGATTCCCCAGAGGGATGGCCGACCTAAAGG GTTTGCTTTTGTAGAGTTTGAGAGTACAGATGATGCTAAGGAAGCCTTGGAAAACCTGAACAACACAGAAATTGAAGGGCGGTCAATCAGACTGGAGTACAGCCAAAGCGGTGGTGGCCGAGGGGACGGTGGCAGAGGAAACTCAG GTCCAACAAAAACTCTTTTCGTCAGGGGTCTCTCTGAGGACACAACAGACCAGACTCTGAGGGAATCATTTGAGGGTGCTGTGGCAGCTAGGATAGTTACAGATAGAGACACAGGGTCATCGAAAGG ATTCGGCTTTGTAGACTTTGACAGCGAAGAGGACTGCAAGGCAGCCAAGGAGGCCATGGAGGATGGAGAGATCGACGGCAGCAAGGTAACCCTCGACTATGCCAAGCCAAAGGGTGAAGGCGGTTTCCGTGGGGGCCGAGGCGGCGGTGGATTTGGCGGCCGCGGTGGCGGCAGAGGTCGTGGTGGGTTCGGTGgccgtggtggtggtggtggcagagGAGGACGCGGTGGGTTCGGCGGCCGTGGAGGCGGACGGGGTGGCTTTGGAG GTGGAAGAGGTGGCGGTGGATTTGGAGCCAAACCCCAGGGGAAGAAGATAAAGTTTGATGACTAA
- the ncl gene encoding nucleolin isoform X1 — protein sequence MVKLAKAANKPATQKKKAPPPPKEVEEESSEEDSSDEEETPPPKVVKKVATPAVKNGTAAKKAESSDDDDEDDSEESEEEAPPPKKTPAKPVKPTPVKAAPAKAEESDDDDDDDDDDESEEEAPPPKKAAKPAAKPPVKAPPAKEESSDEDDDDDDDDDDDDSEEEAPPPKKAAPAAKPAAKPPAKAKPAKEESSEDDDDDEDDSEEEMDTTPAPAAAKAKKAGMVKAKEESEEEEDDDDDDDDEDDDDDEEEEEADVPVTPGKRKAETKKDTPPAKKAKSDGEGFSIFIGNLNSNKDFDEIKSSLRKFFSKNSLEVADVRLGASKRFGYVEFSSEDDMQKALELNGKKVMGQEVKLEKARSKENSQEGKKERDARTLFVKNLPFSATVDDLKEVFEHAVDVRLPAGQNGSNRGIAYIEFKTEAEAEKMLEEAQGTDVQGRCIIVDFVGEKSQKGAKVAAVAAAGAVSKTLVVNNLAFSATEDALQSTFEKAVSIRIPQRDGRPKGFAFVEFESTDDAKEALENLNNTEIEGRSIRLEYSQSGGGRGDGGRGNSGPTKTLFVRGLSEDTTDQTLRESFEGAVAARIVTDRDTGSSKGFGFVDFDSEEDCKAAKEAMEDGEIDGSKVTLDYAKPKGEGGFRGGRGGGGFGGRGGGRGRGGFGGRGGGGGRGGRGGFGGRGGGRGGFGGGRGGGGFGAKPQGKKIKFDD from the exons ATGGTGAAGTTAGCGAAG GCAGCAAATAAACCAGCGACTCAGAAGAAAAAGGCCCCTCCACCACCTAAAGAAGTGGAGGAGGAATCCAGTGAAGAGGACAGCAGTGATGAAGAGGAG aCTCCTCCACCTAAAGTGGTGAAAAAAGTTGCTACACCAGCTGTTAAAAATGGCACTGCTGCCAAAAAAGCAGAAAGTTCAGATGATGACGACGAGGATGATTCTG AAGAGTCTGAAGAGGAAGCCCCACCACCAAAGAAGACCCCTGCAAAACCAGTTAAGCCCACACCAGTCAAGGCTGCTCCAGCAAAGGCTGAAGAGTcggatgatgacgacgatgatgatgatg ATGATGAGTCAGAGGAAGAAGCCCCACCACCTAAGAAAGCAGCTAAACCTGCTGCCAAACCCCCAGTGAAGGCTCCACCTGCTAAAGAAGAGTCCtcagatgaagatgacgatgatgatgatgatgacgacgatgatgattcAGAAGAAGAGGCCCCACCACCCAAAAAGGCTGCTCCTGCTGCAAAACCAGCTGCTAAGCCCCCAGCAAAAGCCAAACCTGCTAAAGAAGAGTCatctgaagatgatgatgacgatgaagatg ACTCTGAGGAGGAGATGGATACCACTCCAGCCCCAGCTGCAGCAAAGGCAAAGAAGGCAGGCATGGTAAAGGCCAAGGAGGagtcggaggaggaggaggatgacgacgacgatgatgatgacgaagatgatgatgatgatgaagaggaggaagaggccg ATGTTCCAGTGACCCCTGGTAAAAGGAAGGCAGAGACCAAGAAGGACACACCACCTGCCAAGAAGGCCAAGTCAGATGGTGAAg GATTTTCTATATTTATTGGAAACTTGAACTCTAACAAGGACTTCGATGAAATCAAATCATCTCTAAGGAAATTCTTCTCAAAGAACAGCCTTGAAGTTGCAGATGTCCGGTTAGGTGCTTCCAA GAGATTTGGCTATGTGGAATTTTCATCAGAAGATGACATGCAGAAGGCACTGGAGCTAAATGGCAAGAAGGTCATGGGTCAGGAAGTGAAGCTGGAGAAAGCCCGCAGCAAGGAGAACTCACAAGAGGGCAAGAAAG AGAGGGATGCACGGACCCTGTTTGTGAAAAACCTTCCATTTTCTGCAACGGTTGATGATCTCAAAGAAGTATTTGAACATGCTGTAGATGTCAGGTTACCTGCAGGCCAGAATGGATCAAACAGAGG TATTGCTTACATAGAGTTCAAAACTGAAGCTGAGGCGGAGAAGATGTTGGAAGAGGCCCAGGGAACTGATGTACAGGGGAGGTGCATCATTGTCGACTTTGTAGGAGAAAAGAGCCAAAAAGGGGCTAAGGTGGCAg CTGTAGCAGCAGCGGGAGCAGTCAGTAAAACACTGGTGGTGAATAATCTCGCCTTCAGTGCCACAGAGGACGCCCTTCAGTCCACATTTGAAAAGGCTGTTTCTATAAGGATTCCCCAGAGGGATGGCCGACCTAAAGG GTTTGCTTTTGTAGAGTTTGAGAGTACAGATGATGCTAAGGAAGCCTTGGAAAACCTGAACAACACAGAAATTGAAGGGCGGTCAATCAGACTGGAGTACAGCCAAAGCGGTGGTGGCCGAGGGGACGGTGGCAGAGGAAACTCAG GTCCAACAAAAACTCTTTTCGTCAGGGGTCTCTCTGAGGACACAACAGACCAGACTCTGAGGGAATCATTTGAGGGTGCTGTGGCAGCTAGGATAGTTACAGATAGAGACACAGGGTCATCGAAAGG ATTCGGCTTTGTAGACTTTGACAGCGAAGAGGACTGCAAGGCAGCCAAGGAGGCCATGGAGGATGGAGAGATCGACGGCAGCAAGGTAACCCTCGACTATGCCAAGCCAAAGGGTGAAGGCGGTTTCCGTGGGGGCCGAGGCGGCGGTGGATTTGGCGGCCGCGGTGGCGGCAGAGGTCGTGGTGGGTTCGGTGgccgtggtggtggtggtggcagagGAGGACGCGGTGGGTTCGGCGGCCGTGGAGGCGGACGGGGTGGCTTTGGAG GTGGAAGAGGTGGCGGTGGATTTGGAGCCAAACCCCAGGGGAAGAAGATAAAGTTTGATGACTAA
- the ncl gene encoding nucleolin isoform X3 — protein sequence MVKLAKAANKPATQKKKAPPPPKEVEEESSEEDSSDEEETPPPKVVKKVATPAVKNGTAAKKAESSDDDDEDDSEESEEEAPPPKKTPAKPVKPTPVKAAPAKAEESDDDDDDDDDDESEEEAPPPKKAAKPAAKPPVKAPPAKEESSDEDDDDDDDDDDDDSEEEAPPPKKAAPAAKPAAKPPAKAKPAKEESSEDDDDDEDDSEEEMDTTPAPAAAKAKKAGMVKAKEESEEEEDDDDDDDDEDDDDDEEEEEADVPVTPGKRKAETKKDTPPAKKAKSDGEGFSIFIGNLNSNKDFDEIKSSLRKFFSKNSLEVADVRLGASKRFGYVEFSSEDDMQKALELNGKKVMGQEVKLEKARSKENSQEGKKERDARTLFVKNLPFSATVDDLKEVFEHAVDVRLPAGQNGSNRGIAYIEFKTEAEAEKMLEEAQGTDVQGRCIIVDFVGEKSQKGAKVAAAAGAVSKTLVVNNLAFSATEDALQSTFEKAVSIRIPQRDGRPKGFAFVEFESTDDAKEALENLNNTEIEGRSIRLEYSQSGGGRGDGGRGNSGPTKTLFVRGLSEDTTDQTLRESFEGAVAARIVTDRDTGSSKGFGFVDFDSEEDCKAAKEAMEDGEIDGSKVTLDYAKPKGEGGFRGGRGGGGFGGRGGGRGRGGFGGRGGGGGRGGRGGFGGRGGGRGGFGGGRGGGGFGAKPQGKKIKFDD from the exons ATGGTGAAGTTAGCGAAG GCAGCAAATAAACCAGCGACTCAGAAGAAAAAGGCCCCTCCACCACCTAAAGAAGTGGAGGAGGAATCCAGTGAAGAGGACAGCAGTGATGAAGAGGAG aCTCCTCCACCTAAAGTGGTGAAAAAAGTTGCTACACCAGCTGTTAAAAATGGCACTGCTGCCAAAAAAGCAGAAAGTTCAGATGATGACGACGAGGATGATTCTG AAGAGTCTGAAGAGGAAGCCCCACCACCAAAGAAGACCCCTGCAAAACCAGTTAAGCCCACACCAGTCAAGGCTGCTCCAGCAAAGGCTGAAGAGTcggatgatgacgacgatgatgatgatg ATGATGAGTCAGAGGAAGAAGCCCCACCACCTAAGAAAGCAGCTAAACCTGCTGCCAAACCCCCAGTGAAGGCTCCACCTGCTAAAGAAGAGTCCtcagatgaagatgacgatgatgatgatgatgacgacgatgatgattcAGAAGAAGAGGCCCCACCACCCAAAAAGGCTGCTCCTGCTGCAAAACCAGCTGCTAAGCCCCCAGCAAAAGCCAAACCTGCTAAAGAAGAGTCatctgaagatgatgatgacgatgaagatg ACTCTGAGGAGGAGATGGATACCACTCCAGCCCCAGCTGCAGCAAAGGCAAAGAAGGCAGGCATGGTAAAGGCCAAGGAGGagtcggaggaggaggaggatgacgacgacgatgatgatgacgaagatgatgatgatgatgaagaggaggaagaggccg ATGTTCCAGTGACCCCTGGTAAAAGGAAGGCAGAGACCAAGAAGGACACACCACCTGCCAAGAAGGCCAAGTCAGATGGTGAAg GATTTTCTATATTTATTGGAAACTTGAACTCTAACAAGGACTTCGATGAAATCAAATCATCTCTAAGGAAATTCTTCTCAAAGAACAGCCTTGAAGTTGCAGATGTCCGGTTAGGTGCTTCCAA GAGATTTGGCTATGTGGAATTTTCATCAGAAGATGACATGCAGAAGGCACTGGAGCTAAATGGCAAGAAGGTCATGGGTCAGGAAGTGAAGCTGGAGAAAGCCCGCAGCAAGGAGAACTCACAAGAGGGCAAGAAAG AGAGGGATGCACGGACCCTGTTTGTGAAAAACCTTCCATTTTCTGCAACGGTTGATGATCTCAAAGAAGTATTTGAACATGCTGTAGATGTCAGGTTACCTGCAGGCCAGAATGGATCAAACAGAGG TATTGCTTACATAGAGTTCAAAACTGAAGCTGAGGCGGAGAAGATGTTGGAAGAGGCCCAGGGAACTGATGTACAGGGGAGGTGCATCATTGTCGACTTTGTAGGAGAAAAGAGCCAAAAAGGGGCTAAGGTGGCAg CAGCAGCGGGAGCAGTCAGTAAAACACTGGTGGTGAATAATCTCGCCTTCAGTGCCACAGAGGACGCCCTTCAGTCCACATTTGAAAAGGCTGTTTCTATAAGGATTCCCCAGAGGGATGGCCGACCTAAAGG GTTTGCTTTTGTAGAGTTTGAGAGTACAGATGATGCTAAGGAAGCCTTGGAAAACCTGAACAACACAGAAATTGAAGGGCGGTCAATCAGACTGGAGTACAGCCAAAGCGGTGGTGGCCGAGGGGACGGTGGCAGAGGAAACTCAG GTCCAACAAAAACTCTTTTCGTCAGGGGTCTCTCTGAGGACACAACAGACCAGACTCTGAGGGAATCATTTGAGGGTGCTGTGGCAGCTAGGATAGTTACAGATAGAGACACAGGGTCATCGAAAGG ATTCGGCTTTGTAGACTTTGACAGCGAAGAGGACTGCAAGGCAGCCAAGGAGGCCATGGAGGATGGAGAGATCGACGGCAGCAAGGTAACCCTCGACTATGCCAAGCCAAAGGGTGAAGGCGGTTTCCGTGGGGGCCGAGGCGGCGGTGGATTTGGCGGCCGCGGTGGCGGCAGAGGTCGTGGTGGGTTCGGTGgccgtggtggtggtggtggcagagGAGGACGCGGTGGGTTCGGCGGCCGTGGAGGCGGACGGGGTGGCTTTGGAG GTGGAAGAGGTGGCGGTGGATTTGGAGCCAAACCCCAGGGGAAGAAGATAAAGTTTGATGACTAA